TCAAGGCAAAGATCGGTAACAGCACATTCAGGACGGAGGACATCGGGCCTCGGCTCATGGGTATCGAACAGGCGGGCAAGGGTAGAGTTGGAAGCCGTCAGCGTCCAACCTTTCTTGTGTTGTGGCTCAGGTTTCATCCGCCGTGTTGACGGCAATCCAAAGGCAAAAAAAATGCCCGGCAAATTCCAGGCATTTGTATGTTCGGGTGACGATTACTTGGTCATGGGGGCCATGTCGAGAATCTTGCCGGTGTCCATGTCCACCAGCACGTATCGGTCGCTGATCGTGACCCATTGGCTGCCTTCTTTCGGCGCGTGCAGGCCCTTGTCTTTCCAGTCCTTGATGCCGACGCGCTCGTCTTGATAGAGCTTGTGCGCGGTGTCGCCGACCTTGTACTGCTCATTGGTGTGTTCGGCCTGAACGCTTTTAGTCGCCGGTGTCTGCGCTTGCACCACCAGCGCTGTGCTGGTCAGGCAGGTCAACACTGCCATGCTCGCCAATAGGGATTTGAACGTCATGGTGCCTTCCTCTTTTTATGCGTGGGGTGCGAAGTCTGGGCAACGTCTGCGGTCAGGCAGGCGTTGGATTACTTCTTGACCGGGGCCGGTTTCTTCATCGGCTGAATATCGGTGATCTGGCCGTTGGTTGTCTGCACCTGCACATATTTATTGTGGATTAACACCCACTGACTTTGTTCGGCTGGAGCGGGCAGGCCCTTGGCTTTCCAGTCTTTGATAGCGGCGCCAGGGCGCTGGAATTTCTCGGGTGCGCGGTCGCCTTTTTCCAGCTCGCGCATGTTGTCCTTGGATTGCTGGACGGTTGGCTCTGGCGCCTCTGCCGCTTGCACCGAAAGGCTGGTGACAGCAACGCAGCCGAGGATTGCCATGCTGGCGATGAGCGATTTGTTATTCATATGAAGCTCCTGATCCAGCGCGTAATGCGCTGTTCACTACTTCCGACCGCTGGCGGGGCAAATCATTCAGTCAGTCTGAGGTAGCCGGTTTCACGAAGGCTGCGATGCGGTATGCCTGAAACTCCGCAATCGCGGCCTCGCCTTGGCTCGTCAGACTCCTACAGTCACCGGGTTGATTCTGACTATGAAGGTTGATTCTGGCGCTGTGGGAGGGAGCTTGCTCGCGATGCTGTTGCTGGCGCGCGGGAGATGTGTTGGCTGACGGGTCACATCGCGAGCAAGCTCTCCCCGACGGATGCGCGTGATTGTCCGTTGATTAAATCTCGGCTGCGAGTTTGACCGCTGCTGCGATGGCCGTTTTGCGTGATTCAGCGTCAACGTCGGGGCCCATGAGGGTTTTCTCGACGACGATGTTGTACTGCTCGTCGATCCCGACCATCCCGCTCCAGGTAGTCATGAACGACACCTGATGCTCGGCGCGATCCAGCGGCGCACCGCGGGCGGCGATGACCACCACTTTGCGTCCGTCGAGCAAACCGTTGAGGCCGCGCTCGTCGAAGCTGAA
The DNA window shown above is from Pseudomonas sp. BSw22131 and carries:
- a CDS encoding RcnB family protein, with product MTFKSLLASMAVLTCLTSTALVVQAQTPATKSVQAEHTNEQYKVGDTAHKLYQDERVGIKDWKDKGLHAPKEGSQWVTISDRYVLVDMDTGKILDMAPMTK
- a CDS encoding RcnB family protein gives rise to the protein MNNKSLIASMAILGCVAVTSLSVQAAEAPEPTVQQSKDNMRELEKGDRAPEKFQRPGAAIKDWKAKGLPAPAEQSQWVLIHNKYVQVQTTNGQITDIQPMKKPAPVKK